In Thalassophryne amazonica chromosome 14, fThaAma1.1, whole genome shotgun sequence, one DNA window encodes the following:
- the LOC117524892 gene encoding LOW QUALITY PROTEIN: neuronal membrane glycoprotein M6-b-like (The sequence of the model RefSeq protein was modified relative to this genomic sequence to represent the inferred CDS: inserted 2 bases in 1 codon; deleted 1 base in 1 codon), with protein sequence METTSDKNQDQTKDKRGCFECCIKCLGGVPYASLVATILCFSGVALFCGCGHVALTGTVSILEAHFSKVASDHAMLTDIIQLMQYAIYGIASFFFLYGIILLAEGFYTTSAVKELHSEFKTTICGRCISGMFVFLTYILGIAWLACLAFSAVPVFLFYNMWSTCDAMRFPTVNLTTSTPXCVDVRQYGIIPWNAVPGKACGSTLSDICKTSEFYLSYHLYIVACAGAGATVIALLIYMMATT encoded by the exons ATGGAAACTACATCAGACAAAAACCAAGACCAGACGAAAGACAAAAGAG GTTGCTTTGAGTGCTGCATCAAATGTTTAGGCGGGGTGCCGTATGCGTCACTGGTGGCTACGATCCTGTGTTTCTCTGGAGTCGCCTTGTTCTGTGGGTGTGGCCACGTCGCCCTCACTGGCACAGTGTCCATCCTGGAAGCCCACTTTTCCAAAGTCGCCAGTGACCATGCGATGCTGACTGACAT CATACAGCTGATGCAGTACGCCATCTATGGAATCGCTTCG TTTTTCTTCCTGTACGGGATCATTCTGTTGGCCGAGGGCTTCTACACAACCAGTGCAGTGAAGGAGCTGCACAGTGAGTTCAAGACAACCATCTGTGGACGCTGCATCAGTGGAATG TTCGTGTTTCTCACATACATTCTGGGTATTGCCTGGCTTGCGTGTTTGGCCTTCTCTGCTGTGCCGGTCTTCCTGTTCTACAACATGTGGTCCACTTGTGACGCCATGAGATTTCCCACAGTCAACCTCACCACATCGACTCC TTGTGTAGATGTTCGTCAGTACG GAATTATCCCATGGAACGCTGTACCCGGAAAGGCCTGTGGGTCCACATTAAGTGACATTTGCAAGACCAGTGAG TTCTACCTGTCTTATCATCTGTACATCGTAGCGTGTGCTGGCGCAGGAGCCACCGTGATTGCTCTG CTGATCTACATGATGGCAACCACTTAA